From the genome of Macaca nemestrina isolate mMacNem1 unplaced genomic scaffold, mMacNem.hap1 Scaffold_606, whole genome shotgun sequence:
gagattcagggacgggggagaggcggggccgcttcgtgcaggttccccatgacagggggaaaagcaacggaatccaaatgacagtccttacttgggaagcctagagggccaccggcaggatgggaaggttggcacatgagggaaggtgcagaggcggaaagggcacaaaagttccatttatgtatcacaaaacacagaacgggactgggccccagccagggttctccctgtctcctggggagaaccggggggcagggcctgaactttttctcttctgcaggcaacaagacccgcagaggaaggctctcctccagatcttttccgggacacctccggagaagcagccgccaaatcgaaaagcatccatggaatcttgtgattatctgagggtgagtgtcaccctgggcccctggtctttttctcctctaggtcaccctggttgatttcctttcaggttcccgtgtgcgtgaggggatcggggaacccctcctccctgccttcttggggtcagggactccacgatccttccaggtccatttgattccaggtgaaggcatctgaaggtgccgtatttgctgttgctttctctccgtgcaatgatggcaagcctgccaacaacatcttcctagtggcctgaggaaattagtccctcaggggccccaaacatggaggaggctcaccccaggaacatgcatgttttcagaaaagacgtcctggggacccttgagccaccaacctgccttcagaagggcattagtccgtcccacttcacggaaggctgagtggaggcgctttgatccagtgaatgcccaagacacagtcttcagaaaaatggtattcttagaccatagctcgagagtgcatttttcatgggtcttgtcccgatcagcactcacgttgaggatctgtccctacttccaaggaccgcctgtccataccgtattaagaatttcctgctgtgtgcacctcgtcattggatgtggttgatttccatgttggctccatgccgaggaacctctaacgtgtgtggtctcctttctttcaggttgcaagcaggccaatgccggtgcacacagccaataagaggccacgcgtggaccctgccctcactgatggctcagctaccaaaatgtctgacacggtatccgtcttggcttcgctgtctcccctcagaaaagccagtccgagctcctcgtcaagtctccgaccgaaggaacgaCAGACAGGgtctgtggccgacatccctcagccgggagtcaggcagcagggcccggagcctctcgtcgtggtgaagccgacacacagcaggcctcagggtggccgccgagaagttccccaggctgcctccaagccccacggcctgatccgggtcatcagcccccaggcacaagacaaacgtcctgcggtgacctcacagccctgcccaccagccgacacacacagcttgggcctcggctccaatctcagtttcaggccaggagccaagagacctgcccaggctccgactcaggcttgcctgaacttccccaagaaaccgagaacgggtcccttccagatgcccgaaaatgccatccagggaggtgagctgggggccccggagactctccaacctccgccagctgcaaccgaactcagaccaagtccgtcgccccagatgagcagggggacacccgcccaggtgcccagcagcgaccggcagcctccgcgcagcagaccttacctgcctactgcccaggcctgcaccatgtcccatcacccagcggccagccacgatggggcccagcctctcagaatgctcttccggagactggaaaacggatggtggagctccagcctcctgacagctccctcgtttccctctcctgaggagccgggagacttcctctctcacagccctcacgtctcagagaagtctgaggctccctgtgttcctgtcccgctgagtgtcctctatgaggaccttcaggtttcctcctcctcagaggacagcgattctgacctggagtgagactacaggtggccggggctccattgcacccagctcccgtgactcggaggggtctgtgggactgaggagcacggagcagagagcagactgtgtgtggtgactcccaagctccccggctgtggtgcttctgtggatgttggagcccaggccaggcagggaccacatgcagagactctgcctcatcgaattctggtgagggacattgtagttcgcagggctctccggaaacccgccaccagaagcttctgtgccagtgattcgttgcctcagaaactgggtgacggcgacgcgcgggagtcagacttccgctgtgatgtcagtaggaaactggggaatgactgtgtgtttgctctctagatggctgaatcagggaacagttagggaaccctgagagatgcaggccttcagctgtgccccgccctgacagcagtgttttggacgctgtgaagcgttctgcgcatagcgttcttggggtgtttcctcagcctggagaactgggctctggaatgccgttggaaataggtgtgtttaatttgttttgaagtgaataaaattctcaaaaagatgacgtactctctttcgactttcattccgtgtttgtgtgtaactgattttccaagggcttgaaaatgtcttgacttgtcagtaatccaagtccttatgtctccgaaacagagttgactgaggggaccgcaggtcttcgcaggacctgtgacttcttaaacatccacaggggcaagagaacctcagccccactctaccaacacgcacctagtcaaattccaccaagtgaatctcacgcacgctaacacgtggggagcgttgcttgcaccacgagtccccatttggctcaacgcgatgccacgtgtggggttcaaactgtgacggcccccatgaagtggtttccggatgtgcgtatgaacgaggcacactttcattcgccaagtagaacccagtaaagctgaagtaaactcccagatttgggatgtacttcagaggtagaatattcgtcccgtcttctttccggatgcctgagcaccgggcctttccatgcttctcccccgatcctaagagtagctgaggtcgagactcactgaaagctctaggtaaagatatcccaccatgcacaggctatctccgttctctgacctgggaacaactctgaccaggattccacatctaggaggcctgggaactgagtgggattttctgagcaatgccaaatggctgctccctttccgccgccgttgagggtcgttaccttggttgtccagatcacctagaaactatcagtatccagaatcaacaagatcaactctctgctcctctgacagcagaaggagcatgaccaaaatgaaccaaagagcgtggcaggaaaggatgtgaccggaaagctcagagaacagccacagggggatgtaagcaggcgttcccacctgatcatgaataattaatgaagcgcaaatccagggggaatcga
Proteins encoded in this window:
- the LOC139361558 gene encoding protein FAM90A5-like — its product is MMARRDPKSGANRLVRAQTLQKQQRAPVGPRAPPPDEEDPRIKCKNCGAFGHTARSTRCPMKCWNGALVPQTFGRKEGKENLKPWKPQVRGNPGPLNKEKGEKEERPRQQDPQRKALLQIFSGTPPEKQPPNRKASMESCDYLRVASRPMPVHTANKRPRVDPALTDGSATKMSDTVSVLASLSPLRKASPSSSSSLRPKERQTGSVADIPQPGVRQQGPEPLVVVKPTHSRPQGGRREVPQAASKPHGLIRVISPQAQDKRPAVTSQPCPPADTHSLGLGSNLSFRPGAKRPAQAPTQACLNFPKKPRTGPFQMPENAIQGGELGAPETLQPPPAATELRPSPSPQMSRGTPAQVPSSDRQPPRSRPYLPTAQACTMSHHPAASHDGAQPLRMLFRRLENGWWSSSLLTAPSFPSPEEPGDFLSHSPHVSEKSEAPCVPVPLSVLYEDLQVSSSSEDSDSDLE